One Streptomyces sp. NBC_00223 genomic window carries:
- a CDS encoding ATP-binding protein, with protein sequence MSVMVAQEVPTSTTMALPHGPTGVADARRRLREELSARGVPEPVIDDAVLILSELISNSCRHARPLGDRGDGGWTGHAGAQGSAGRVERGIRAAWAIDEDGTLVLEVTDGGGPTRPRPSSPSLTAHGGRGLGIVGSLALRWGVRDPAPGEVTVWAVLAVRGRHARRDDVMGTGIGLPIGVPLDLPLDLAESLDDLG encoded by the coding sequence GTGTCGGTGATGGTGGCGCAAGAAGTGCCGACGTCCACAACCATGGCCCTGCCGCATGGTCCTACGGGTGTCGCGGACGCGCGCAGAAGGCTGCGCGAGGAGCTGTCCGCGCGGGGCGTGCCGGAGCCGGTGATCGACGACGCCGTGCTGATCCTCTCCGAGCTGATCAGCAACTCCTGTCGGCACGCCCGCCCGCTGGGTGATCGCGGGGACGGCGGATGGACCGGTCATGCGGGCGCGCAGGGGTCCGCCGGGCGTGTGGAGCGCGGCATACGGGCCGCCTGGGCGATCGACGAGGACGGGACGCTGGTCCTGGAGGTCACCGACGGCGGCGGCCCCACCCGGCCGCGGCCCTCCAGCCCCTCCCTGACCGCGCACGGCGGCCGGGGCCTGGGCATCGTGGGCAGCCTGGCGCTGCGCTGGGGTGTGCGGGATCCCGCGCCCGGCGAGGTCACGGTGTGGGCGGTGCTCGCGGTTCGGGGCCGGCACGCCCGGCGCGACGACGTGATGGGCACGGGGATCGGCCTGCCCATCGGGGTGCCGCTCGATCTCCCGCTGGACCTCGCCGAATCGCTCGACGACCTCGGCTGA